The following proteins are encoded in a genomic region of Methylibium petroleiphilum PM1:
- a CDS encoding acyl-CoA carboxylase subunit beta: MHDIIEELKRRRERARLGGGEKRIEAQHGKGKLTARERLELLLDAGTFEEWDMFVEHRCADFGMADNKIPGDGVVTGYGMINGRLVFVFSQDFTVFGGALSEAHAEKICKVMDQAMKVGAPVIGLNDSGGARIQEGVASLGGYAEVFQRNVMASGVVPQISLIMGPSAGGAVYSPAMTDFIFMVKDSSYMFVTGPEVVKTVTHEEVTAEELGGAITHTTKSGVADMAFENDVEAILMLRRFYNYLPLNNREKAPVRLGGDPAERLDYSLDTLVPDNANKPYDMRELILKVADDGDFFELQPEYAKNILIGFARMEGQTVGIVANQPLVLAGCLDIKSSIKAARFVRFCDAFNIPVVTFVDVPGFMPGTSQEYGGIIKHGAKLLYAYAECTVPKVTVITRKAYGGAYDVMASKHLRGDVNFAWPNAEIAVMGAKGAVEIIFREDKGDPAKLAAREAEYKQRFANPFVAGARGYIDDVIQPHETRKRICRSLVMLRDKKLENPWRKHGNIPL, translated from the coding sequence ATGCACGACATCATCGAAGAGCTCAAGCGGCGACGCGAGCGGGCCCGCCTGGGCGGCGGCGAGAAGCGCATCGAGGCGCAGCACGGCAAGGGCAAGCTCACCGCGCGCGAGCGGCTGGAGCTGTTGCTCGACGCCGGCACCTTCGAGGAATGGGACATGTTCGTCGAGCACCGCTGCGCCGACTTCGGCATGGCCGATAACAAGATCCCCGGCGACGGCGTGGTGACCGGCTACGGCATGATCAACGGCCGCCTGGTGTTCGTCTTCAGCCAGGACTTCACCGTGTTCGGCGGCGCGCTCAGCGAGGCCCACGCTGAGAAAATCTGCAAGGTGATGGACCAGGCGATGAAGGTCGGTGCGCCGGTCATCGGCTTGAACGACTCCGGCGGCGCGCGCATCCAGGAAGGCGTGGCCTCGCTGGGCGGCTATGCCGAGGTGTTCCAGCGCAACGTGATGGCCTCGGGCGTGGTGCCGCAGATCAGCCTGATCATGGGCCCGTCGGCTGGTGGCGCCGTCTACTCGCCGGCCATGACCGACTTCATCTTCATGGTGAAGGACAGCAGCTACATGTTCGTCACCGGGCCCGAAGTGGTGAAGACGGTGACGCACGAGGAAGTGACGGCCGAGGAGCTGGGTGGCGCGATCACGCACACCACCAAGAGCGGTGTCGCCGACATGGCGTTCGAGAACGACGTCGAGGCCATCCTGATGCTGCGACGCTTCTACAACTACCTGCCGCTGAACAACCGCGAGAAGGCGCCGGTGCGCCTGGGCGGCGACCCGGCCGAGCGGCTGGACTATTCGCTCGACACGCTGGTGCCTGACAACGCCAACAAGCCCTACGACATGAGGGAGCTGATCCTGAAGGTGGCCGACGACGGCGACTTCTTCGAACTCCAGCCCGAGTACGCGAAGAACATCCTGATCGGCTTCGCGCGCATGGAGGGGCAGACGGTCGGCATCGTCGCCAACCAGCCGCTGGTGCTGGCCGGCTGCCTGGACATCAAGAGCAGCATCAAGGCGGCGCGCTTCGTGCGCTTCTGCGACGCCTTCAACATCCCGGTGGTCACCTTCGTCGACGTGCCGGGCTTCATGCCGGGCACCAGCCAGGAGTACGGCGGCATCATCAAGCACGGCGCGAAGCTGCTCTACGCCTATGCCGAATGCACCGTGCCCAAGGTGACGGTGATCACCCGCAAGGCCTACGGCGGCGCCTACGACGTGATGGCCTCCAAGCACCTGCGCGGCGACGTGAACTTCGCCTGGCCCAACGCCGAGATCGCGGTGATGGGCGCGAAGGGCGCGGTGGAGATCATCTTCCGCGAGGACAAGGGCGACCCGGCCAAGCTGGCCGCGCGCGAGGCCGAGTACAAGCAGCGCTTCGCCAACCCCTTCGTGGCCGGTGCGCGCGGCTACATCGACGACGTGATCCAGCCGCACGAGACGCGCAAGCGCATCTGCCGTTCGCTGGTGATGCTGCGCGACAAGAAGCTCGAGAACCCGTGGCGCAAGCACGGCAACATTCCTCTTTGA
- a CDS encoding acetyl-CoA carboxylase biotin carboxylase subunit, producing MFTKILIANRGEIACRVIKTAKKLGIATVAVYSEADRDARHVELADESVLLGPAPSRESYLVADKIIAAAKQTGAQAIHPGYGFLSENEDFARRVEEEGLVFIGPKHYSIAAMGDKIASKKLANEAKVNTIPGWNDAIDSAERAVEIAQGIGYPVMIKASAGGGGKGLRVAFNDKEAFDGFSSCRNEAKNSFGDDRVFIEKFVEQPRHIEIQVLGDSFGNVVYLHERECSIQRRHQKVIEEAPSPFISDVTRKAMGEQAVALAKAVKYQSAGTVEFVVGKDQSFYFLEMNTRLQVEHPVTECITGVDLVELMIRVAAGEKLPFAQSDIRRTGWAMECRINAEDPYRNFLPSTGRLVRYQPPVQTMEAALPMPWDGGVRVDTGVYEGGEIPMYYDSMIAKLIVHGTDRLDAIAKMREALNAFVIRGISSNIPFQAALLAHPDFVSGDFNTGFIAEHFPKGFKASDVVHEDPDFVVALAAAVNRKFLARSAAITGQLPGHGLRIGDDYVVVLRGEQGASTHRPVQVHVNGSVVVTLGDKRYEFQSDWRYGEVRIGGSCNGRPFTAQVERRGLDLRVNHNGLCIDALVLSPSAAELQKLMPYKAPPDTSKFLLAPMPGLLADVVVKPGQAVVAGEKLAVVEAMKMENILIAAQDGTVAEVLAGKGESLSVDQPIIRFA from the coding sequence ATGTTCACTAAGATCCTCATCGCCAACCGCGGGGAAATCGCCTGCCGCGTGATCAAGACCGCGAAGAAGCTCGGCATCGCGACGGTCGCGGTCTATTCCGAGGCCGACCGCGACGCGCGCCACGTGGAGCTCGCCGACGAGTCGGTGCTGCTCGGGCCGGCGCCGAGCCGCGAGTCCTATCTGGTGGCCGACAAGATCATCGCGGCGGCCAAGCAGACCGGCGCGCAGGCCATCCACCCCGGCTATGGCTTCCTGTCGGAGAACGAGGACTTCGCGCGCCGCGTCGAGGAGGAGGGCCTGGTCTTCATCGGGCCCAAGCACTACAGCATCGCGGCGATGGGCGACAAGATCGCCTCGAAGAAGCTCGCCAACGAGGCCAAGGTCAACACCATCCCGGGCTGGAACGACGCGATCGATTCCGCCGAGCGCGCCGTGGAGATCGCCCAGGGCATCGGCTACCCGGTGATGATCAAGGCCAGCGCCGGCGGCGGCGGCAAGGGCCTGCGCGTGGCGTTCAACGACAAGGAGGCCTTCGACGGCTTCAGTTCCTGCCGCAACGAGGCGAAGAACAGCTTCGGCGACGACCGCGTCTTCATCGAGAAGTTCGTCGAGCAGCCGCGCCACATCGAGATCCAGGTCCTCGGCGACTCGTTCGGCAACGTGGTCTACCTGCACGAGCGCGAGTGCTCGATCCAGCGCCGCCACCAGAAGGTGATCGAGGAGGCGCCGTCGCCGTTCATCAGCGACGTCACGCGCAAGGCGATGGGCGAGCAGGCCGTGGCGCTGGCCAAGGCCGTGAAGTACCAGAGCGCCGGCACGGTGGAGTTCGTGGTCGGCAAGGACCAGAGCTTCTACTTCCTCGAGATGAACACGCGGCTGCAGGTCGAGCATCCGGTCACCGAGTGCATCACCGGCGTGGACCTGGTCGAGCTGATGATCCGGGTGGCCGCCGGCGAGAAGCTGCCGTTCGCGCAGTCCGACATCCGGCGCACCGGCTGGGCGATGGAGTGCCGCATCAACGCTGAGGATCCGTACCGCAACTTCCTGCCGTCGACCGGCCGCCTGGTGCGCTACCAGCCGCCGGTGCAGACGATGGAAGCCGCGCTGCCGATGCCCTGGGACGGCGGCGTGCGCGTCGACACCGGCGTCTACGAGGGCGGCGAGATCCCGATGTACTACGACTCGATGATCGCCAAGCTCATCGTGCACGGGACGGACCGGCTCGACGCGATCGCCAAGATGCGCGAGGCGCTCAACGCCTTCGTGATCCGCGGCATCAGCAGCAACATCCCGTTCCAGGCGGCGCTGCTGGCGCACCCCGATTTCGTCTCGGGCGACTTCAACACCGGCTTCATCGCCGAGCACTTCCCCAAGGGCTTCAAGGCCTCGGACGTGGTGCACGAGGACCCGGACTTCGTCGTCGCGCTGGCCGCAGCGGTGAACCGCAAGTTCCTGGCGCGCTCGGCGGCCATCACCGGGCAGCTGCCCGGGCACGGCCTGCGCATCGGCGACGACTACGTGGTCGTGCTGCGCGGCGAGCAGGGGGCCTCCACCCACCGGCCGGTGCAGGTGCACGTCAACGGGTCGGTGGTGGTCACGCTGGGCGACAAGCGCTACGAATTCCAGAGCGACTGGCGCTACGGCGAGGTGCGCATCGGCGGCTCCTGCAACGGCCGTCCCTTCACGGCGCAGGTCGAGCGGCGCGGCCTGGACCTGCGCGTCAACCACAACGGCCTGTGCATCGACGCGCTGGTGCTGTCGCCGAGTGCGGCCGAGTTGCAGAAGCTGATGCCGTACAAGGCGCCGCCCGATACCAGCAAGTTCCTGCTCGCGCCGATGCCCGGGCTGCTGGCCGACGTGGTGGTGAAGCCGGGGCAGGCCGTGGTGGCCGGCGAGAAGCTGGCCGTGGTGGAGGCGATGAAGATGGAGAACATCCTGATCGCCGCTCAGGACGGCACGGTGGCCGAGGTGCTGGCCGGCAAGGGCGAGAGCCTGTCGGTCGACCAGCCGATCATCCGCTTTGCATGA
- a CDS encoding VOC family protein: MSSKPFRILGLQQIAIGGPDKQRLRALWVDMLGLSVTGHFVSERENVDEDICAMGRGAHAVEVDLMQPVDPDKKPAVHTTPLNHVGLWVDDLPKAVQWMSENGVRFAPGGIRKGAAGHDICFIHPKGNDEFPVGGEGVLIELVQAPPDVVAALS; this comes from the coding sequence ATGAGCAGCAAACCCTTCCGCATCCTCGGCCTGCAGCAGATCGCCATCGGCGGGCCGGACAAGCAGCGCCTGCGTGCGCTGTGGGTCGACATGCTGGGGCTGTCGGTCACCGGGCACTTCGTCTCCGAGCGCGAGAACGTCGATGAGGACATCTGCGCGATGGGCCGGGGCGCCCATGCGGTGGAGGTCGACCTGATGCAGCCGGTCGATCCCGACAAGAAGCCGGCCGTGCACACCACGCCGCTGAACCACGTGGGCCTGTGGGTCGACGACCTGCCGAAGGCGGTGCAGTGGATGAGCGAGAACGGGGTGCGCTTCGCGCCCGGCGGCATCCGCAAGGGCGCGGCCGGTCACGACATCTGTTTCATCCACCCCAAGGGCAACGACGAGTTCCCGGTCGGTGGCGAGGGCGTGCTGATCGAGCTGGTGCAGGCGCCGCCGGACGTGGTGGCCGCGCTGAGCTGA
- a CDS encoding GGDEF domain-containing protein, which translates to MAKHSVALHPINYAVWYEYVSGRSSDLKAEIERLTADGRALTEADVARLFKAYVAPVGLETSERVAENARRILRSMEQDALEATDRTSAFDQSLSQWQAELDREANGGAVLQGVVDSTREMSEAMRQLQSRLDVNQREIAQLRAEVAAARSEAQTDSLTGLHNRRSFEQHIAKFLADREAAMSLVLVDIDHFKLVNDTHGHLFGDQVLMAVARVLKESVRNDDLAARIGGEEFALLLPSTPLKGAVELAERIRTSIANSRIRRRNSEQQVGQITVSLGVADLWPSDNGESWFSRADEALYASKREGRNRVTAPSLLSRHAVTGGVNRS; encoded by the coding sequence ATGGCCAAGCATTCGGTCGCCCTGCACCCCATCAACTACGCGGTCTGGTACGAGTATGTGTCGGGCCGCAGCAGCGACCTGAAGGCCGAGATCGAGCGGCTCACCGCCGACGGGCGGGCCCTGACCGAGGCCGACGTGGCCCGGCTGTTCAAGGCCTATGTCGCGCCGGTCGGGCTCGAGACCTCCGAGCGGGTGGCCGAGAACGCCCGCCGCATCCTGCGCAGCATGGAGCAGGATGCGCTGGAGGCGACCGACCGCACCTCGGCCTTCGACCAGTCGCTGTCGCAGTGGCAGGCCGAGCTCGATCGCGAGGCGAACGGTGGCGCGGTGCTGCAGGGCGTGGTGGACAGCACGCGCGAGATGTCGGAAGCGATGCGCCAGCTGCAGAGCCGGCTGGACGTGAACCAGCGCGAGATCGCGCAGCTACGGGCCGAGGTGGCTGCCGCCCGCAGCGAGGCACAGACCGACAGCCTGACCGGCCTGCACAACCGCCGCTCCTTCGAGCAGCACATCGCCAAGTTCCTGGCCGACCGCGAGGCGGCGATGTCGCTGGTGCTGGTCGACATCGACCACTTCAAGCTGGTCAACGACACCCACGGCCATCTGTTCGGTGACCAGGTGCTGATGGCGGTGGCGCGGGTGCTGAAGGAGAGCGTGCGCAACGACGACCTGGCCGCCCGCATCGGCGGCGAGGAGTTCGCACTGCTGCTGCCGTCGACGCCGCTCAAGGGCGCGGTCGAGCTGGCCGAGCGCATCCGCACCTCGATCGCCAACAGCCGCATCCGCCGCCGCAACAGCGAGCAGCAGGTCGGGCAGATCACGGTGTCGCTCGGCGTCGCCGACCTGTGGCCCAGCGACAACGGCGAGAGCTGGTTCTCGCGTGCCGACGAGGCGCTCTACGCCTCCAAGCGCGAGGGTCGCAATCGCGTCACGGCGCCGTCGCTGCTGTCACGGCATGCCGTGACCGGCGGCGTCAACCGGTCCTAG
- a CDS encoding cyanophycin metabolism-associated DUF1854 family protein, translating to MNGAPAMDENRDLRLERNAFGRLVLTAADGAVHDGVLPVRAFPIAAPDEGVSIVGADGRELHWIERLSALPPSPRALLEAELASREFMPTILQISAVSTFSTPSSWTVETDRGSTSFVLKGEEDIRRLGNGALLIVDSHGIQFLVRDRLALDRRSKKLLERFL from the coding sequence ATGAACGGAGCGCCCGCGATGGACGAGAACCGCGACCTCCGGCTCGAACGCAACGCCTTCGGTCGCCTGGTCCTCACGGCCGCGGACGGTGCGGTGCACGACGGCGTGCTGCCGGTGCGCGCCTTCCCGATCGCCGCGCCCGACGAAGGCGTGTCGATCGTCGGCGCCGACGGGCGCGAACTGCACTGGATCGAGCGCCTGAGCGCCCTGCCACCGTCCCCGCGCGCCCTGCTGGAGGCGGAGCTCGCCAGCCGCGAGTTCATGCCGACCATCCTGCAGATCAGCGCCGTGTCGACCTTCTCGACGCCCAGCAGCTGGACGGTCGAGACCGACCGCGGCAGCACGAGCTTCGTGCTCAAGGGCGAGGAGGACATCCGCCGGCTCGGCAACGGCGCGCTGCTGATCGTCGACAGCCACGGCATCCAGTTCCTGGTGCGCGACCGCCTGGCGCTGGACCGGCGCTCGAAGAAGCTGCTGGAGCGCTTTCTCTAG
- a CDS encoding cyanophycin metabolism-associated ABC transporter: protein MHHHHPVGVPADGASPARIALQSQLAPEENVLATLEVDLDARLHFGAGLLALTDRRLLVREPGAAAWQVWPLDSDLTLRHTDHAGVGSLELHDPATRRAGWRFTLRHNVQALRLLKLFELQQTRQRTGESPGDDGTLCPSCQAPLPPDSDDCPLCARELNTPPSTWVLLRLWRFARPYRKELAIGFGLTLASTAATLVPPYLTIPLMDEVLIPFQNGQQIDPKLVLMLLGGLLAAALAAWGLSWARTYLLALVSERIGADLRTTTFEHLLRLSLDYFGGKRTGDLMARIGSETDRICVFLSLHALDFATDVLMIGMTAVILASINPWLALVTLLPLPFIAWMIHLVRDRLRTGFEKIDRVWSEVTNVLADTIPGIRVVKAFAQEQREADRFRDANQHNLAVNDRLNKTWSLFSPTVSLLTEVGLLVVWAFGIWQVSKNEITVGVLTAFIAYIGRFYGRLDSMSRIVSVTQKAAAGAKRIFDILDHVSNVPEPAHPQPIGRLQGRIELADIGFRYGSRTVIRGLQLDIRPGEMIGLVGHSGSGKSTLVNLICRFYDVTDGAIKVDGTDIRRFGVADYRRHIGLVLQEPFLFFGTIAENIAYGKPGATRAEIVAAARAAHAHEFILRLPQGYDSLVGERGQGLSGGERQRISIARALLIDPRILILDEATSSVDTETEKEIQKALDNLVQGRTTIAIAHRLSTLRKADRLVVMDRGRIVEVGPHDALMAQRGAYWRLYEAQLRRVEGDDGEAALDQPSPSTLSPSAHPTELA from the coding sequence ATGCATCATCACCATCCAGTCGGCGTCCCAGCGGACGGGGCCTCCCCCGCGCGCATCGCGCTCCAGTCGCAGCTCGCACCGGAAGAGAACGTGCTGGCGACGCTGGAGGTTGACCTGGACGCACGGCTGCATTTCGGCGCCGGGCTGCTGGCGCTCACCGACCGCCGCCTGCTGGTCCGCGAACCGGGCGCCGCCGCCTGGCAGGTCTGGCCGCTGGACAGCGACCTGACGCTGCGCCACACCGACCACGCCGGGGTCGGCAGCCTGGAACTGCACGATCCGGCAACCCGGCGCGCCGGCTGGCGCTTCACGCTGCGTCACAACGTGCAGGCGCTGCGCCTGCTGAAACTGTTCGAATTGCAACAGACCCGCCAGCGCACCGGCGAGTCGCCCGGCGACGACGGCACGCTCTGCCCCAGCTGCCAGGCGCCGCTGCCGCCCGACAGCGACGACTGCCCGCTGTGCGCCCGGGAGCTGAACACCCCGCCCTCGACCTGGGTGCTGCTGCGGCTGTGGCGCTTCGCCCGGCCCTACCGCAAGGAGCTGGCGATCGGCTTCGGGCTGACGCTGGCCTCGACCGCGGCGACGCTGGTGCCGCCCTACCTCACCATCCCGCTGATGGACGAGGTGCTGATCCCGTTCCAGAACGGCCAGCAGATCGACCCAAAACTGGTGCTGATGCTGCTGGGCGGCCTGCTGGCGGCAGCGCTGGCGGCCTGGGGCCTGAGCTGGGCGCGCACCTACCTGCTGGCGCTGGTGTCCGAGCGCATCGGCGCCGATCTGCGCACCACCACCTTCGAGCACCTGCTGCGGCTTTCGCTCGACTACTTCGGTGGCAAGCGCACCGGCGACCTGATGGCGCGCATCGGCTCCGAGACCGACCGCATCTGCGTCTTCCTGTCGCTGCACGCGCTGGATTTCGCGACCGACGTGCTGATGATCGGCATGACCGCGGTGATCCTGGCCTCGATCAACCCCTGGCTGGCGCTGGTGACCCTGCTGCCGCTGCCCTTCATCGCCTGGATGATCCACCTGGTGCGCGACCGTCTGCGCACCGGCTTCGAGAAGATCGACCGCGTGTGGTCCGAAGTGACCAATGTGCTGGCCGACACGATCCCCGGCATTCGCGTGGTGAAGGCCTTCGCCCAGGAACAGCGCGAGGCCGACCGCTTCCGCGACGCGAACCAGCACAACCTCGCGGTCAACGACCGGCTCAACAAGACCTGGAGCCTGTTCTCGCCGACCGTGTCGCTGCTGACAGAGGTGGGCCTGCTGGTGGTGTGGGCCTTCGGCATCTGGCAGGTCAGCAAGAACGAGATCACGGTCGGCGTGCTGACCGCCTTCATCGCCTACATCGGCCGCTTCTACGGCCGGCTCGACTCCATGAGCCGCATCGTCTCGGTCACGCAGAAGGCGGCCGCCGGGGCCAAGCGCATCTTCGACATCCTCGACCATGTGTCGAACGTGCCCGAGCCTGCCCATCCGCAGCCGATCGGTCGGCTGCAGGGCCGCATCGAGCTGGCCGACATCGGCTTCCGCTACGGCTCACGCACCGTGATCCGCGGGCTGCAACTCGACATCCGACCGGGCGAGATGATCGGCCTGGTGGGCCACAGCGGCTCCGGCAAGAGCACGCTGGTCAACCTGATCTGCCGCTTCTACGACGTGACCGATGGCGCGATCAAGGTCGACGGCACCGACATCCGCCGCTTCGGCGTGGCCGACTACCGGCGCCACATCGGCCTGGTGCTGCAGGAGCCCTTCCTGTTCTTCGGCACGATCGCCGAGAACATCGCCTACGGCAAGCCGGGCGCCACGCGCGCCGAGATCGTGGCCGCGGCCCGCGCCGCGCATGCGCACGAGTTCATCCTGCGGCTGCCGCAGGGCTACGACTCGCTGGTCGGCGAGCGCGGCCAGGGTCTCTCGGGCGGCGAGCGCCAGCGCATCAGCATCGCGCGCGCGCTGCTGATCGACCCGCGCATCCTGATCCTCGACGAGGCCACCTCCTCGGTCGATACCGAGACCGAGAAGGAAATCCAGAAGGCGCTCGACAACCTGGTGCAGGGCCGCACCACCATTGCCATCGCGCACCGCCTTTCCACGCTGCGCAAGGCCGACCGGCTGGTGGTGATGGACCGCGGCCGCATCGTCGAGGTGGGTCCGCACGACGCGCTGATGGCGCAGCGCGGTGCCTACTGGCGGCTCTACGAGGCGCAGCTGCGCCGCGTCGAAGGCGACGACGGCGAGGCGGCGCTGGACCAGCCTTCGCCGTCGACACTGTCGCCGTCGGCCCACCCGACCGAACTCGCATGA
- a CDS encoding cyanophycin synthetase — protein MSKKNDLQLLRINYLRGPNIWTYRPVLETWLDLGELEDHPSHLLPGFNERLCALLPALEEHHCGVGERGGFLQRLREGTWCGHVLEHVVIELLNLAGMPTGFGQTRSTSQRGVYRMVFRAREEQVARAALAEGHRLLMAAINDEAFDVAAAVARVREQVDDTYFGPSTAAIVGAATERGIPHIRLNDGNLVQLGHGARQRRIWTAETDRTSAIAEGIAGDKDLTKRLLKSCGVPVPEGEVVDSVEAAWEAAQDIGLPVALKPTDGNHGRGVTLDLTSREDIEAAYAYADLHGSEVMVERHVPGQEHRLLVVGGRVVAAARGETAWVTGDGRSTVSELVDAQINTDPRRGETEDFPLGLIETDKDGAVLSDLQRQGLAPDAVPASGRRVLIQRNGNVAIDCSDQVHPEVDHIVSLAARVVGLDIAGVDVVAEDISRPLAEQGGAIVEVNAGPGLLMHLRPAEGMPRPVGQAIIDHLFAETESGRIPIVGVAGTRGTHTIARLVAWLVHLSGRHVGLACRDGLFLGGRRIEHGDCAHWEASHRLLINRQVEVAVVENGAEAILRDGLAYDRCQVGVVTDLDGAAALTAFDIRESDQMLKVLRTQVDVVLPDGVAVLNADDERVAELAGLCDGEVILYGVDAATPVLQAQRAQGGRAVFLRHGRAILATGGVETQGPEFTRGRMAEVPPETMLAAIAAAWALGIAPELAAAGIETFQLEPKTTH, from the coding sequence ATGAGCAAGAAAAACGACCTGCAACTGCTCCGCATCAATTACCTGCGCGGCCCCAACATCTGGACCTACCGTCCGGTGCTGGAAACCTGGCTCGACCTCGGCGAGCTCGAAGACCACCCCTCCCATCTGTTGCCCGGCTTCAACGAGCGCCTGTGCGCGCTGCTGCCGGCGCTCGAGGAGCACCACTGCGGCGTGGGCGAGCGGGGCGGGTTCCTGCAGCGCCTGCGGGAGGGCACCTGGTGCGGCCACGTGCTGGAGCACGTGGTCATCGAGCTCCTCAACCTGGCGGGCATGCCCACCGGTTTCGGCCAGACTCGCAGCACGTCGCAGCGGGGTGTCTACCGGATGGTGTTTCGCGCCCGCGAGGAGCAGGTCGCGCGCGCGGCGCTGGCCGAAGGCCACCGGCTGCTGATGGCCGCCATCAACGATGAGGCCTTCGATGTCGCTGCGGCCGTGGCCCGCGTGCGCGAGCAGGTCGACGACACCTATTTCGGGCCCAGCACCGCCGCCATCGTCGGCGCCGCCACCGAACGTGGCATCCCGCACATCCGCCTCAATGACGGCAACCTGGTGCAGCTCGGCCACGGTGCCCGCCAGCGCCGCATCTGGACCGCCGAGACCGACCGCACCAGCGCCATCGCCGAGGGCATCGCCGGCGACAAGGACCTGACCAAGCGTCTGCTCAAGTCCTGCGGCGTGCCGGTGCCGGAGGGTGAGGTCGTCGACAGCGTCGAGGCCGCCTGGGAGGCGGCGCAGGACATCGGCCTGCCGGTGGCACTGAAGCCGACCGACGGCAACCACGGCCGCGGCGTCACGCTGGACCTGACCAGCCGCGAGGACATCGAGGCCGCGTATGCCTATGCCGACCTGCACGGCAGCGAGGTCATGGTCGAGCGCCACGTGCCCGGCCAGGAGCACCGCCTGCTGGTGGTGGGCGGCCGGGTGGTGGCCGCAGCGCGCGGCGAGACCGCCTGGGTCACCGGTGACGGCCGTTCCACGGTGAGTGAGCTGGTCGACGCCCAGATCAACACCGACCCGAGGCGCGGCGAGACCGAGGACTTCCCGCTCGGCCTGATCGAGACCGACAAGGACGGCGCGGTGCTGTCCGACCTGCAGCGCCAGGGGCTCGCGCCCGATGCGGTGCCGGCCAGCGGCCGCCGCGTGCTGATCCAGCGCAACGGCAACGTCGCGATCGACTGCAGCGACCAGGTCCACCCCGAGGTCGACCACATCGTGTCGCTCGCCGCGCGCGTGGTGGGCCTGGACATCGCCGGCGTCGACGTCGTGGCCGAGGACATCTCGCGCCCGCTGGCCGAGCAGGGCGGCGCGATCGTCGAGGTCAACGCCGGCCCCGGGCTGCTGATGCACCTGCGGCCGGCCGAGGGCATGCCGCGGCCGGTCGGCCAAGCCATCATCGACCACCTGTTCGCCGAAACGGAAAGCGGGCGCATTCCCATCGTCGGCGTGGCCGGGACCCGAGGCACCCACACCATCGCCCGGCTGGTGGCCTGGCTGGTGCACCTGAGCGGCCGCCACGTCGGGCTGGCCTGCCGCGACGGCCTGTTCCTCGGCGGACGCCGGATCGAGCACGGCGACTGCGCGCACTGGGAAGCCAGCCACCGGCTGCTGATCAACCGGCAGGTGGAGGTGGCGGTGGTGGAGAACGGCGCCGAGGCCATCCTGCGCGACGGCCTCGCCTACGACCGCTGCCAGGTCGGCGTCGTCACCGACCTCGACGGCGCCGCGGCGCTGACGGCGTTCGACATTCGCGAATCCGACCAGATGCTCAAGGTGCTGCGCACCCAGGTCGACGTGGTACTGCCGGACGGCGTGGCGGTGCTCAATGCCGACGACGAGCGGGTGGCCGAACTGGCCGGCCTGTGCGACGGCGAGGTGATCCTCTACGGCGTCGACGCAGCCACACCGGTCCTGCAGGCGCAGCGCGCCCAGGGCGGGCGAGCCGTGTTCCTGCGCCACGGCCGCGCGATCCTGGCCACCGGCGGGGTCGAGACGCAGGGACCCGAATTCACCCGTGGCCGCATGGCCGAGGTGCCGCCGGAGACCATGCTGGCGGCCATCGCCGCCGCCTGGGCGCTGGGGATCGCGCCCGAACTGGCGGCCGCCGGCATCGAGACCTTCCAGCTCGAACCGAAGACCACGCACTGA